The Streptomyces camelliae genome segment CCTCGGCCGCGGCGCGGGCGGCGGTGAGGAACGCCAGCGAGTCGCGTGCGACCGTGGGCGCGGCATGGGAGTGGCGGGGCAGCTCCACGGCCGTCAGCCCGCCGTACCCGGCTTCGGCGAGGGCGCGCAGCGCGGGCGGGAACTCGATCTCGCCGGTCCCGAACTCCAGGTGCTCGTGCACACCCCGCCGCATGTCGTCGATCTGCACGTTGACGATGTGCGGACCGGCCATGGCCACGCAGTCCGCCACCGGCCGCGGCTCGACGCACCGCAGGTGCCCGATGTCGAGGGTGAGGCCGAAGCAGCCCGGCGCGCCGAGCCTGCCGCGCAGCGTGAACCAGTCGTCGATCGTCTCCACCAGCATGCCGGGCTCCGGTTCAAAACCCAGCCGCACACCCGCCGCGTCCGCCGCGGCCACCACCTCGGCGCAGCCCCGCACCAGGCGGTCCCAGGCCCGCTCCCGCGGCACCGCGGCGGGCCGGACACCGGCCCAGAACGAGACGGCCTCCGCCCCCAGGTCCGCTGCGATGCGTACGGCCCGCCGCAGGAAGTCCAGCCGGAGCGCGGGTTCGTCGTCGAGCAGGGTCGGGGCGTGCTTGTGCCACGGGTCGAGCAGGTACCGGGCACCGGTTTCGACGACGACGCCGAGCCCGAGCCGGTCCAGCCGCGCCGCCAGGGCCTCGGTGCGGCGGGGCAGGTCCTCGGCGAACGGGTCGAGGTGGTGGTGGTCGAGGGTGAGCGCGACGCCTTCGTAGCCGAGATCGGCGATGACGGCGAGCGCATCCTCCAGCCGGTGGTTGGCGAACCCGTTGGTGCCGTACCCGAACCGCACGGTGGTCCCGGCGGCGCTCATGTCGGCGACACCCTGCCGGCCAGGGCCCGGCCGAGCGGTGCGCAGGCGGCCACCGCAGCGGCGGCGCCGGGACGCGCCGACCGCGCGACGAGCGCGCCCTGCAGCGCGGGCAGGCCGGTGATCCCGGCCGCGACCGCCGCCCGTACGCTGCCGGCGTCCGGCGTGGCCAGCGCCTTGACCTGGGCGTCCCCGTACCCGGCCGCGTACCAGGCGGCCAGCGACCGGACCAGCCCGGGCCGCGGCGCCCGCCCCGAGGCCGCGAGGGCGACCCCGGCCGTCCCGACCAGCGTCGCGCCCGGCAGCAGCCGGCCGGCGCCGGTCACCTCCCGGCGCGACAGGGCGGTGACCGTGTACGTGTGCGCGGCGACGGTGAGGGCCGGCGCGAGCGCGCGCCGCCAGCCGCCCCGGCGCGCACTGGCGCCGAGGAGCACGTCGAGTCCGCGGCAGGCGGCCATGGCGGCGGGGCCGGCCGCGGTGCCCTTCAGCTTCAGGTCGTACGCCCACACCGCGCCGGTCAGCGGCACCGCCACCGCGAGCGCCCGGCGGCCGCCGGCCAGGCCGGACAGGGCGAGCCCGGCCGCGCTGAGCCCGGCCGCGACGCCCAGGGCGGCGCGCGGCGCCACCCGGCCGGACGGGATCGGCCGGCCGGGACGCTCCCCGGCGTCCAGGTCCCGGTCCGCCCAGTCGTTGGCCGCCATCCCCGCCCAGTACAGGCAGACCGCGGCCGCGGACAGTCCGGCCGTACGCGGCCCGAGGGCGCCCGCGGCGGCGGCGCCGGCCATGGCGTCCCCGGGTACCGACAGCGCGGCGGGCGCGCGGACCAGCTCCATGAGGTCCCGTGGCGTGGTCATCGGCCGCCGCCGGTCTCGGCCGCGAGCCCGGCCAGGTACGTGCGCAGCGCCTCCCACTGGGCGTGCAGCGCGTGGTCGACGTCGCCCAGCGGGTCCTTGAAGAAGTACGCGAGCGGCGCCAGCGGGCCGGTGTCCCCGGCCGCGTGCGCGGCCAGGGTGATCCGGGCCAGGTCGAGAACGAG includes the following:
- a CDS encoding SCO3242 family prenyltransferase; translation: MTTPRDLMELVRAPAALSVPGDAMAGAAAAGALGPRTAGLSAAAVCLYWAGMAANDWADRDLDAGERPGRPIPSGRVAPRAALGVAAGLSAAGLALSGLAGGRRALAVAVPLTGAVWAYDLKLKGTAAGPAAMAACRGLDVLLGASARRGGWRRALAPALTVAAHTYTVTALSRREVTGAGRLLPGATLVGTAGVALAASGRAPRPGLVRSLAAWYAAGYGDAQVKALATPDAGSVRAAVAAGITGLPALQGALVARSARPGAAAAVAACAPLGRALAGRVSPT
- a CDS encoding sugar phosphate isomerase/epimerase family protein — translated: MSAAGTTVRFGYGTNGFANHRLEDALAVIADLGYEGVALTLDHHHLDPFAEDLPRRTEALAARLDRLGLGVVVETGARYLLDPWHKHAPTLLDDEPALRLDFLRRAVRIAADLGAEAVSFWAGVRPAAVPRERAWDRLVRGCAEVVAAADAAGVRLGFEPEPGMLVETIDDWFTLRGRLGAPGCFGLTLDIGHLRCVEPRPVADCVAMAGPHIVNVQIDDMRRGVHEHLEFGTGEIEFPPALRALAEAGYGGLTAVELPRHSHAAPTVARDSLAFLTAARAAAEALGSTREAEEVPQ